The following proteins come from a genomic window of Schistocerca cancellata isolate TAMUIC-IGC-003103 chromosome 10, iqSchCanc2.1, whole genome shotgun sequence:
- the LOC126106544 gene encoding cuticle protein 16.5-like — translation MKVLAIVFLALAVVAYAEEAAEKKEAAPEAVAEEKKQEKRGLLGLGYGAAPAIGYAAHGIGYAAPAVSYAAPAVSYAAPAYAAYAAPAVAKVAAPAVAYAAPAVARVAAPVARVSYAAPAVSYAAPAVSYAAPAYAAYAAPAVAKVAAPAVAYAAPAVAAAPAYAAYAAPAVAKVAAPAVAYAAAPAVSYAAPAYAAYAAPAIAKVAAAPALSYAAYGYGHGLAYH, via the exons ATGAAGGTTCTG GCTATTGTCTTCCTCGCCCTCGCCGTAGTTGCCTACGCCGAAGAGGCCGCTGAGAAGAAGGAGGCCGCCCCCGAGGCCGTCGCCGAGGAGAAGAAGCAGGAGAAGCGCGGGCTCCTGGGTCTGGGCTAcggcgccgcccccgccatcgGCTACGCCGCCCACGGTATCGGCTACGCCGCCCCCGCTGTGagctacgccgcccccgccgtgagcTACGCTGCCCCCGCCTACGCCGCCTACGCCGCTCCCGCCGTCGCTAAGGTCGCCGCCCCCGccgtggcctacgccgcccccgctgtcGCCAGGGTTGCCGCTCCCGTCGCCAGGGTgtcctacgccgcccccgccgtgagctacgccgcccccgccgtgagcTACGCCGCTCCCGCTTACGCCGCCTACGCCGCCCCTGCCGTGGCTAAGGTCGCCGCCCCCGccgtggcctacgccgcccccgccgtggCTGCTGCCCCCGCCTACGCCGCCTACGCCGCTCCCGCCGTGGCTAAGGTCGCCGCCCCCGCTGTGGCctacgccgccgcccccgccgtgagcTACGCCGCCCCCGCTTACGCCGCGtacgccgcccccgccatcgctAAGGTGGCCGCCGCCCCCGCCCTCTCCTACGCCGCCTACGGCTACGGACACGGTCTGGCTTACCACTAA